One genomic window of Vibrio mangrovi includes the following:
- a CDS encoding MBL fold metallo-hydrolase translates to MKKSLFGMLLLSVVASGFAQAASLNVQAYNASQHGGIFPVSSELVSGKHDAILFDAQFDTKNGQNLVDMIKKSGKKLTAIYISGGDPDYYFGLEPIVAAFPDVKIMASQHVVDHIKATKDAKLAYWGPILGDGAPEKVFVPQVMDSDKIMLEGQAIEVKALDTDDAFLWAPSVKTAFGGVAVSYGLHVWMADSQTKAARQHRIDTMNAMIALQPERVIPGHFVGSEPEGSKAAVFTRDYIQRFESELAKAKNSGQLIEAMKKAYPEFPAGGLDIGAKVATGEMKW, encoded by the coding sequence ATGAAAAAGTCACTTTTCGGTATGCTTTTGCTCTCTGTTGTTGCCAGTGGTTTTGCTCAGGCAGCTTCATTGAACGTTCAGGCATATAACGCCAGCCAGCATGGCGGTATATTCCCGGTTTCATCCGAGCTGGTCAGCGGTAAGCATGACGCTATTCTGTTTGATGCTCAGTTTGATACTAAAAACGGCCAGAATCTGGTTGATATGATCAAGAAAAGCGGTAAAAAGCTGACCGCTATTTATATTAGTGGTGGCGATCCGGACTACTACTTCGGATTAGAACCGATTGTCGCGGCATTTCCTGATGTAAAAATTATGGCCAGCCAGCATGTTGTTGACCATATTAAAGCTACCAAAGATGCCAAACTTGCTTATTGGGGACCAATTCTGGGTGATGGTGCACCTGAGAAAGTCTTTGTTCCTCAAGTGATGGATAGCGATAAAATCATGCTGGAAGGTCAGGCGATCGAAGTGAAAGCGCTGGATACCGATGATGCTTTCTTATGGGCACCTTCCGTGAAAACAGCATTTGGTGGTGTTGCCGTTTCTTACGGCCTGCATGTATGGATGGCGGACAGCCAGACTAAAGCTGCAAGACAGCACCGGATCGACACGATGAACGCAATGATCGCGCTGCAACCTGAGCGTGTTATTCCGGGCCATTTTGTCGGCTCTGAGCCTGAAGGTAGCAAAGCTGCTGTCTTTACCCGTGACTATATCCAGCGATTTGAATCTGAACTGGCGAAAGCGAAAAACTCCGGTCAGTTGATTGAAGCGATGAAGAAAGCTTATCCGGAATTTCCTGCCGGTGGTCTTGATATCGGTGCCAAAGTCGCAACCGGTGAAATGAAGTGGTAA